CTCAACGGCGTCTACACGGGGCTTCAACGATTCACACGGACGCGGATCAGCCGCATCGTCCGCGCCGCCGAAGAGGCGAAAGGCAAGACCTGACACCGGACTTGCGGTATGGCGTCCGTATGATCCTCAAGATTCTTCACCAAGCGCAAAGTGGCAAGATGGTAAACGGATGAATATGTAAAGAATAAGAATGGAAGACGACCATAGCTCTGGGCACACAAAATATAAGACCAATAAGAACAATATAAACGGCGTTGATGTCAATCTGACTGTAGCATTATTAGCATTTACATATGGCTCTTTAGAGCATTTAGCACAAACACCTTACGGGGAATAGCATCATGGATGTTTCAAGTGTTGCTGGACAACCAATGGACGCAGTCTTTTGGTTGAAACTTGTAGCAGTTATAGGAGTGATCTCTTCAATGATGTTTGGCGCGTGGCATGTATTTTCTCGCTTGAAAGCCAAAGAACAAGGATTCGGCCCAAACTCATTGCAAGCGTTGGCAATAGTATTTTTTCTTCCAACCATGGTGATAGTGTCTTTGCTTGCAGGGTTAGAGTCTGAGGCAATGGCTGCATTGTTAGGAACGGTAGCCGGGTATATATTGTCGAGCCCTAAGGCGATTTCTGTCAATGTTCATACCATCTGGCTTGTCTTGACGCCCGCCTTCAGTGTCGCACCATCAGTCACATAGCCCGGCTATGCTCCTGGTGGTGCTCCTTGAAGGCGAGCCTCAATCCTGCGCCATCTGGTATAAACATTTCGGGCAATCGCCTAAAGACAAAGACCAGTCTAACTAATAAATACACCCGACCTCCTTCGTCGGCGGGTGATTTAAACGTTAGCCTCAAACAAAAAACATGGCAGATCACATAACAAAAATAGAAGAAATAACAGCCTCAGAAGCACCCATGGACTTGCTTCTGCAAGCAGATCCTTCAATAAAGAACGTGAAAAACTATTTGAGGCAATCAAAATGCTTTATTGCGAAATTGGAAGATCAAATTGTTGGGGCATGCGTTGTTAAACCCATCTCTAAAAACACACATGAATTGATGAACATCTCAGTTGATCCTAAATATCAAAAAACTGGTATCGGAAGAAATTTGCTTCAATATGTAATCATCGCCACTCGCGAAGCTAAGGCGAGACGCTTGGAAGTCGGAACAGGAACATTTGGATATCAGCTGGCCTTTTATCAACGAGAAGGATTTCGAGTATACTCAATTGAAAAAAACTTCTTTTTGGTTAATTATGAAGAACCAATCTATGAAGATGGGATTCAGCTCAAGGATATGCTCAGGCTAATGTTGGAATTTGAAAGAGACTAAGAATAAAAAGCTAACAAAACGCTGCAGCCGGCCCGCCGTGTCGGCACTGAGTTCAAGCTCAGTGCCTCCAGGGAAGGTCGCTGTTTCCGCAACGCGCGCCGCTCCCCTGCCCGCGGTTGGCTGAGCGCAACGTTAGGCAAGAAAAGAGGCAGACATTGGTAGTAGGCTTATGGAGTTTTTCGCAGAAATTGATTGCCAAGCGGTTAGCGCAGAAAGATTGTATGAATTAGTAACAATTGCGCATCTTCCTGACTTATGCGCATCTATCGATTCAGTTGTGTCGATTCAATCTCCGGAATATGGAGAGATCTACTGTGTTTGGGGGCAGTTTCAGGTTTCACGCGAGAGAATTCGAAATGGAGTTCGCTTAGCGTTGCTGAATTGCCCACATGCACTAGCTTGGTCCATCGCGGCCAAGGAAAACGAAACTAGCGTGGTAGTCCATTGCACGATCGATGATAAGAAAGCGGAAGCGGAATTCGTAGAATCAATTGAACACTTCGTGAATGATTGGATGCAAGGGTTGTTAAGAGCTTTGGCTAATTGCGCCTAAAAAGCCGGGAGCACCATTTAACTGCCCTCGATCAGGTCTCACATTGCACGCTCTGGCGTAGCGGTAATGCATGGGGACAGGTTCGGCGTGGTGGTCAGGGCCTCGCGGCGGGTGCCAGCCGCTTCGGAACGGTGTTTGTCAACGAAGTTGCCCGATTTTTTCACGCGACTTTCTTTTTCGCGGTGCCTTCTGATACCTGGTCCCGCGGCGGGTTCAGCCAGACCTCATTGATCGGGGTCCAGTTACGCGTGTCACCCGACCAGCGTTCCGGTCGCGCCTGCTTGGCAGCCTCATAGAGTCGCTGTCTGGCCGCCAGAATGGCGGTATCTTCGCCACGGTGCCGCTGCCCTGGTGTGACATAGCGGATGCTGCTGTGACGATGTTCCTCGTTGTACCAATGCACGAAGCGGTGGACCCATTCGCGGGCCGCTTCCAGGCTCGCAAACGGCTTGCTGGGATAGGCCGGCGTGTACTTCAGCGTCCGAAACAGACTCTCCGAAAACGGGTTGTCATCACTGACCGACGGCCGACTGAAGGACGGCACGACGCCGAGCCGCTGCAAGGTCGCCAACAGGGTCGCGCCCTTCATCGGGCCGCCGTTGTCCGAGTGCAGCACCAGGCCGGCTTCACGGATGCCCTCGGCCAGACAGGTCTTGCGAATCAGGACGCTGGCATGCGCGGCCTTCTCGTCCTCGTGCACTTCCCAGCCGACGATCTTGCGACTGAAGATGTCCTCCACCAGGTAGAGCCGGTAGAAGGCCCCCCGGATCGCTGCGGCCAAGTAGGTGATGTCCCACGAGTAAACCTGGTTGGGTCCCTCGGCCTTGAAACCCTGTGGCTTCGATACCTGGCGGGGCGCTTGCGCCCGGCCGCGCCGGTTTTGCTGACCGTCCTCGCGCAACACGCGGTAGAAGGTCGACTCCGAGGCCAGGTATTCGCCTTCATCGGCCAGCCGCGGCACGATCTGCGACGGCGGCAGGCTCTGGTAGGCGGGCGCGTTACACACGGCCAGGATCCGCTCACGCTCCTCGCGCGAGAGCTTGTTGGCCGGCACCCGATCCGCCGCTGCCTCGCGTCGCCGATCGACCAGACGCCGTTCATCACGCTGCTGGCTTTGCCAGCGACGCAGTGTGCGCACGTCGATCCCGAGGACCGCGCAGGCACGTGCCTGCCGGGCCCCGGCCGCACAGGCGTCAGCAATCAGGTCAATGGCCATCTGACGGTCTTCCGGCATGATCAGTCGTCCCCGTCGTCCCCCCAGATGGCCTGGGCTTTTTTTTGCAGTACCAGTAAGGCCGCCGCCTCTGCCAGCGCTTTGTCCTTGCGTCGCAGTTCCTTCTCCAGCCGGCGAGTCTTCTTGCGCTCGGCCTGCAGCTCGCGCCGCTCCGCCGGGCTCAATCGCTGCGTGTCGTCATTGCCGCCCGCGGCCGCTTCCCGCCAACGCTGGATCTGCTCCGGGTACAAGCCCTTGCGCCGGCAGTACTCGGCCAACTCCTGCTCGTTCAGTGCGGCCGTCTCGATCACGACCGCCAGCTTATTCTCACCACTCCAGCTCTCTGGATTCGATGGATCTGCCGGCACCACTTGGCCCTCTGCTCGGAAACGATTACGCCAAGCATAAAGGGTCGGCTCCGAAATGCCCGTCTCCCGGTGCACCTGGGCCACCGACTGGGCAGCCGGCGGCATCATCTTGCGGACCACCTGCTCCTTGAACTCATCGCTGTAACGCGCCATGCATAACCCACTTCCGCTCCCTCAGAGATTAAGATTCTCGATCCAACTCACCGGGCATTTATGCTGACAGAGGGGGGGAACCTGTTTCGTTGCGGAATCAGTGGTCGCGATAAAACTCGCGGCGATGGCCTACCTTGATGATGAGAATCAGCAGGCGCTCGTCTTGAATATGGTAGACCGCGCGATAGTCGCCGCTGCGCACGCGGTAAAGCCGATCTTCGCCCGACAGCTTGACGACGCCGGGGGGTCGCGGATCGTTCTCGCCAATTGCTCGACGGTTTCGCCTAGGCGCTGTTGCGCGGACCGGGGCAGCTTGTCGAATTACCGCTTTGCCGCCTTGGCGAAGGTGACGCTATAGGCCATGCTCGGCCTTCACGGCTTCCCAAGGGATCGTTTCCTCTTCGCCGCGCTCAATCCGCTCCAAGGCGTCCCGCGCGTCCCTCAGGTCTTCCAGGTCCTCCAGGCGCTCGATCAACGCCTGATACTCAGCGATAGGCAACAAGACGGACAGGCGGTTGCCGTCCGGGTCGGTGACGAATTGCGGGTGCAGCTCGGGCATGGCGTCGTCTCTCTAACGGGTCAGTGAGAACTTGAGGCAGTACAGCCGCTCTGGTCCTCACCTTCTGCAAA
This portion of the Thioflavicoccus mobilis 8321 genome encodes:
- a CDS encoding IS3 family transposase (programmed frameshift), with the protein product MARYSDEFKEQVVRKMMPPAAQSVAQVHRETGISEPTLYAWRNRFRAEGQVVPADPSNPESWSGENKLAVVIETAALNEQELAEYCRRKGLYPEQIQRWREAAAGGNDDTQRLSPAERRELQAERKKTRRLEKELRRKDKALAEAAALLVLQKKGPGHLGGRRGRLIMPEDRQMAIDLIADACAAGARQARACAVLGIDVRTLRRWQSQQRDERRLVDRRREAAADRVPANKLSREERERILAVCNAPAYQSLPPSQIVPRLADEGEYLASESTFYRVLREDGQQNRRGRAQAPRQVSKPQGFKAEGPNQVYSWDITYLAAAIRGAFYRLYLVEDIFSRKIVGWEVHEDEKAAHASVLIRKTCLAEGIREAGLVLHSDNGGPMKGATLLATLQRLGVVPSFSRPSVSDDNPFSESLFRTLKYTPAYPSKPFASLEAAREWVHRFVHWYNEEHRHSSIRYVTPGQRHRGEDTAILAARQRLYEAAKQARPERWSGDTRNWTPINEVWLNPPRDQVSEGTAKKKVA
- a CDS encoding GNAT family N-acetyltransferase, with protein sequence MADHITKIEEITASEAPMDLLLQADPSIKNVKNYLRQSKCFIAKLEDQIVGACVVKPISKNTHELMNISVDPKYQKTGIGRNLLQYVIIATREAKARRLEVGTGTFGYQLAFYQREGFRVYSIEKNFFLVNYEEPIYEDGIQLKDMLRLMLEFERD
- a CDS encoding type II toxin-antitoxin system RelE family toxin, with translation MRSGDYRAVYHIQDERLLILIIKVGHRREFYRDH